The Methanobrevibacter sp. TLL-48-HuF1 genomic sequence AAAGCAGTACCTAAAGGAGTTAAAGAAGTATAATTTCCATATATCTGACGTTTCATATAATTTTGATCATCTACTTCCTTTTTAGTTCTTCCTTTAACAAGCAAATAACCGTCAGCTAACTGACCAAGAGTTGATTCAGGATATGAAGTAACAGCCAATACTTTAGATCCTCTATTTTTTGCAATTCTGGCTGCAGACACAATAGTATTAGTTTCTCCAGAACCGGAAATAGCTATAATACAGTCATCATCATAAATAGCTGGAGAAATAGTTTCACCAACCACATAAGAACTAATTCCCAAATGCATTAATCTCATTGCAAAAGCTTTAGCTGCAAGACCTGATCTTCCTGCACCAGTTACAAAAACATTTTTTGAAGTCATTATAATATCTTCAAATTCATTGATAGCATCTTCATCTAAAAATTCTTCAGCACAAACAATATTATCTAAAATAGCTTTAATTGAACTTTTCATCAATTCCATTCTATCCAATTCCCAAAATATATTATCAAATCAATATTATTAATTATGATTACAACTTTATATATAATTAATTATGAAACTCAAAAGCAAAGGCATCATCAATTTAGACATAAACGGTGAGATTTATGACTATAAATTATATCAAAGTCTGAATTCATTAGCCAAAACAGGGTCTCAGCGAAAATCAGCTAAAGAATTAAATATATCACATACGGTTTTTAATAGAAGATTGCTCAAAGCTGAAGACAAGTTAGGAGTTAAAATTACTCGAAAACAGGGAAATGGTACTTTATTAACTCCTGCAGGCAAATCCTTACTTGAAGAGTATAAAAAATACCTGATTCAAATAGATAAAACTTCTGAAATCAATATCTGCGGCGGCCATATCAGTACAGGGCTTTTGGAAAGTATTGATGCTCCTTTTAATGCCAATATATACAGCAGCAATGATGAAGATGCATTTAAACTAGCTAAAAGAGGAGTTGTGGATTTATTAACATTAGATGATCCATTAATAGCTTTTGAGAGAGATTTAAATATGGTTCCAATAGCTTATGATTATCTGGTTTTAATATCCAGTCCAGATTCCAAACCCATTAAAAGTATTCATGAACTGGAAGGACTGGATTTTGTAAATGTTCAGGGTTCCGCTCAAAGACTGGCCTGGAATACATTAGAACATTATGATATCGATTATAACATTAAAACAAAAGTAAATTCACAATTTGATGCATTTAAAATAGTCAGAAATTCTGAAAATTTATATAGTTTTTTAAATGCCAGTTATTTCAAAGGAAATGACATCTTAAAGTTTGATACAAGACATATCATCAGTTTAATAAAAGTAAATGATGAAAAAGAAGAACTGGACCAATTCATAAAATATTTATTAACTGATGGACAAACAGCTATTAAAAATCAGGGATTTATCCCAATGGATTAAAAGTTTTCAAATGCCCTAGGCTCTGTCAAGGACTTTGGTGATTTGAATTTTTAATTTTTAATTTCAAAAAATTTTTTAAATGCTTTTTTGGGTTTTATTTTTTAAAATAAGATAGTAAATTTAATATATTAAGTGGAGCTAATATATTAATATGAATAAAGACAATACAAAAGCTCCATGTTCTATATTGGAGGATAAACAACTTAAACTTTTCGATTTTTTTGAAGAATTTTCTGAATATGAATCTTATGGGGAGAAATTAAGCAATGGATGTTTAAATTCGGATGATAATTTAATTAGGCTTACTAAACATGGTAATTTTTATTTTAAATATAAATATGCATTTTGTCCTGATTGTTATTCCTCAAATGTTGTTAAAAATGGGAATTATGTTCGTAAATTGTATTTTTTAAATGTTGGAGAACAAAAATGTATTATTCAGAAATATAAATGTAAAAAATGTGGTAAAATTTTTTATACTGATATTAAATCTATTGTTGATGAAAATTGCAATATTACAAAGCCTGTAATAGAATATATCAATGAAATATACTCTGTTTCTGGAAATAGTATTTATAAAATTCAGTATATGCTCAAAAGATTCTTCAATGTAGATATTTCACATCAAAGTATTGAATCTTGCATAATATCTGATGAAAATGATGATATAAGTGTGAATGAATCTTATTCTGGATATTATTTGTTTGATAGTCTTTGGACTAAAATTAACGGTGTTTGGAACTATTTTTTAGTCTTATTTGATGTTAAATTGAATTCTGTTGTTTCTATGGATCTGGTGGAATCAGAGGATATTGGAACTATATATAAGTTTTTAGATGATTCCCTACGTAATCAGCCTAAGATTTGTATTGTATCTGATTTAAAAGATGAGTATCATCCAGCAATTGAAAAAGTTGGGGTTAGACATCAATTCTGTATGTTTCACACAAAACAAAAGATAAACAGGAACATTAGAGAGGATAAAAAAAGAAATAATTATTCTGATGAAGAATTGGAATACTTAAATTATTGTAAACAATTAGTTTTTGATGTTTTAGATGCTAATGATTTAGAATCTGCTAAAAAAGGTAGAGATTATCTTATTAGTATACAAAACAATTTGCCGAAAGTTATTTTTAATTTATTGTGGTTTTTCATCATTCCTTACTTTAAAACAATAACATTTCATCTTGAAAATAGTAATGTTCCAACTACAAGTAATAAAATTGAAAATTTCTTTCAAAAAGTTTTCCCTAAGCATATTAAAAAAACATTAAGAACTTTTGAAGGAGCTAGGACAAGATTTTCTCTCAAAACCAAATACTGGGTGCAGAGAAACTTCCGAGGCATTCATCACCAAAGTTATTGACAGTGCCATGCCCTAAGGAAATAAAAATTTAATTAAACATACAAAAGTTATTTTTGTATTTATACTGAAAAATTTATACCAAATTAACCAAAAATTTTTTAAAAATCATAAAATAAACAATAAATAGACTAATAAAAAAGGAGAAAATAATATGGCAAAAAACAGAGATTTACTATCTATTGGACATTCTGCATTAGATTATATCATTAGAGTACCAGAGTTTCCTAAAGCTAATTTTTCAGCACCAATAAACGATATGAAAACATTTAATGGAGGTGCTGCGGCTAATGTTGCACTTGTTGGAGCCAATTTAGGTTTAAAAACATCACTTGTTTCTGCAGTAGGTGGAGACTTTAAAAAATCCAATTATTATGAAATAATGGAAAGTTTAGATGTAGATACCGATTCATTAATTATAGTTCCAGGAGAAACTAGTCCTACAGCATTTGTTTTAACTGATGAAAATGATGATCAAATTAGCTATTTCTACTGGGGAGCTGCTAAAGAATTTGCATCAAGTAAAGTACCTAAAAATGCAATATCCAATGTACAGGCCGTTCATTTAGCTACTGGTGATCCTCACTTTAACTGGAAATGCAGTGAAGAAGCAAAAAGACAGGAGTTACTTGTTTCTTTTGACCCTGGTCAGGATCTTGGAATGTACGATACAGATAAATTAAGAGACGTTATTACAAATACTACCATCCTTTTTGGAAACCATTACGAAATTGAAAGAATATTGGAATCATTAGAAGTGGATTTAGATGGATTAAGAGAAATTGGTCCTAAAATCATTGTAAAAACCTGCGGAGCTAATGGAAGTGAAATCTATTCAAACAATGATAAAATCAAAGTTGATGCCATTGTTCGTGAAGCTGTAGATCCTACCGGAGCTGGAGATTCCTATAGAGCTGGATTTTTATCAAGATTCCTAAATGGGGAATCACTTGAACAATCTGCCAAATTTGCATCATCAGTATCTTCTTTTATTGTAGAAGAACAAGGATGTCAAACCAACATGCCTACTTTTGATGATGCATTTGACAGAATGAGTGAATTTTATTAATCACTCTTTTTACTTATTTTTTTAAAATAAACTTTACACATATCAACTTTTTTTGAATTAAACTCAATCATATTAATTTAAATACTATTACAGTAAAAGAGAATAGTATCAATCAAAAATGATAAGTTTTTAAAACTTATTTGATAATTTTAAAAATTATTTGACTAAATTAATGTGATGACCTATGACACAGATAATGGATGCAAAAAAAGGTATTTTAACTGATGAAATGAAACACGTAGCTGCAAGGGAAAATGTTTCTGAAGAATTCATTTTAAAATCAGTAGCTAACGGAACAATAGTAATTCCGTCTAATGTAAACAGAGACATCGAAGCTTCAGGTATTGGTGCAGGACTTAGAACAAAAGTAAACGCAACCGTTGGAACTTCAACTGATATTGTTGACTTTGATGAAGAAGTTAAAAAAGCACAAATTGCAATTGACCATGGTGCAGACTGTTTAATGGAATTGAGTATTGGTGGAGATTTAGATGTAATCAGAAGAAGAGTTCTTGATATGTCTCCATTACCAGTAGGTTCAGTGCCAGTTTATCAGGCAGCTATTGAAAGAATCAGAAAAGACGGTTCCGTAATTTATATGGAAGAAGAAGATTTATTCAAAACCATCGAAAAACAGGCAAAAGACGGTATTGACTTCATGGCAATTCACAGCAGCATCAACATCGAAACTCTAACCAGACTCAAAAGACAGGGCCGTGTAACCGGACTTGTATCCCGTGGAGGATCATTTATGTCCGGATGGATTGTTGAAAACGAAAAAGAAAATCCCCTATACTCAAACTTTGACTATGTTTTAGAAATTGCTAAAGAACATGATGTTGTTCTTTCACTTGCAAATGGTATGAGAGCAGGATCAATTGCCGATTCAACAGACAGGGCTCAAATCCAAGAACTGATTATTTTAGGAGAATTAATCGACAGATCCCGTGAAGCAGGAGTACAATGTATGATTGAAGGCCCCGGACACATTCCAATTAACGAAATTCCAACAAATGTTATGATCCAGAAGAAAATGTGTTCCAATGCTCCTTTCTATATGCTCGGACCTATTGTATGTGATGTAGCGCCAGGTTATGACCACATAGTATCTGCAATTGGTGCAGCATCTTCTGCAAAAGCAGGAGCAGATTTCATCTGTTATGTAACTCCTGCAGAACACCTTGCTCTTCCAGACCCTAATGATGTAAAAGAAGGAGTAATTGCAACAAAAATAGGAGCATATGCCGGTGATTTAGCAACTGGTACAATCGACGGTTCACAAGATTTAGCTATGGCTGAAGCTCGTAAAAAACTTGATTGGGAAGCACAATATGCATGTGCAATGTTTCCGGATGTTGCACGTGCAAAAAGAGACCAAAGACCTCCTGAAGATTCAGATGCATGTACCATGTGTGGAAATTACTGTGCAGTAAAAATAGTAAACGAATGGTTGGACAAATCTGACAGCGATATTTTAAAATAGATTTTCATATCTATTTTTCTTTTTTAAGAGAAATTTAATAATATATAAAAAAAGAAAGTAAGAGAATTGAGAATTCTCTTTAAGGACTGATTTTTATTGTGTTTCCTGTTTGGAAGTCATTCCAGTAGGAAGTTATAATGTATTCACCAGCCATTAATCTGATTCCTAAGCTTGCAATACCATCTTTATTAGTAACTTTGTGATAGAAGACACCATTTACGTTAAATGATACATTTTGGTTAGCTAATGG encodes the following:
- the hxlB gene encoding 6-phospho-3-hexuloisomerase, whose protein sequence is MELMKSSIKAILDNIVCAEEFLDEDAINEFEDIIMTSKNVFVTGAGRSGLAAKAFAMRLMHLGISSYVVGETISPAIYDDDCIIAISGSGETNTIVSAARIAKNRGSKVLAVTSYPESTLGQLADGYLLVKGRTKKEVDDQNYMKRQIYGNYTSLTPLGTAFELTTLVFLDAIVSELMEKMHQTESDLKSRHTVLE
- a CDS encoding LysR family transcriptional regulator; protein product: MKLKSKGIINLDINGEIYDYKLYQSLNSLAKTGSQRKSAKELNISHTVFNRRLLKAEDKLGVKITRKQGNGTLLTPAGKSLLEEYKKYLIQIDKTSEINICGGHISTGLLESIDAPFNANIYSSNDEDAFKLAKRGVVDLLTLDDPLIAFERDLNMVPIAYDYLVLISSPDSKPIKSIHELEGLDFVNVQGSAQRLAWNTLEHYDIDYNIKTKVNSQFDAFKIVRNSENLYSFLNASYFKGNDILKFDTRHIISLIKVNDEKEELDQFIKYLLTDGQTAIKNQGFIPMD
- a CDS encoding carbohydrate kinase family protein; translated protein: MAKNRDLLSIGHSALDYIIRVPEFPKANFSAPINDMKTFNGGAAANVALVGANLGLKTSLVSAVGGDFKKSNYYEIMESLDVDTDSLIIVPGETSPTAFVLTDENDDQISYFYWGAAKEFASSKVPKNAISNVQAVHLATGDPHFNWKCSEEAKRQELLVSFDPGQDLGMYDTDKLRDVITNTTILFGNHYEIERILESLEVDLDGLREIGPKIIVKTCGANGSEIYSNNDKIKVDAIVREAVDPTGAGDSYRAGFLSRFLNGESLEQSAKFASSVSSFIVEEQGCQTNMPTFDDAFDRMSEFY
- the thiC gene encoding phosphomethylpyrimidine synthase, with protein sequence MTQIMDAKKGILTDEMKHVAARENVSEEFILKSVANGTIVIPSNVNRDIEASGIGAGLRTKVNATVGTSTDIVDFDEEVKKAQIAIDHGADCLMELSIGGDLDVIRRRVLDMSPLPVGSVPVYQAAIERIRKDGSVIYMEEEDLFKTIEKQAKDGIDFMAIHSSINIETLTRLKRQGRVTGLVSRGGSFMSGWIVENEKENPLYSNFDYVLEIAKEHDVVLSLANGMRAGSIADSTDRAQIQELIILGELIDRSREAGVQCMIEGPGHIPINEIPTNVMIQKKMCSNAPFYMLGPIVCDVAPGYDHIVSAIGAASSAKAGADFICYVTPAEHLALPDPNDVKEGVIATKIGAYAGDLATGTIDGSQDLAMAEARKKLDWEAQYACAMFPDVARAKRDQRPPEDSDACTMCGNYCAVKIVNEWLDKSDSDILK